One part of the Arthrobacter sp. EM1 genome encodes these proteins:
- a CDS encoding sugar ABC transporter substrate-binding protein produces the protein MKNPIKVLSALAATASLAFGMTACGGSSQATNSDTITYWASNQGNSLEDTAAKLKPSLDRFTEKTGVKVKLEVIGWSDLYNRILTAVTSGDGPDVLNIGNTWAVTLQETGAFEPVEGALLEAVGGKDRFLQTSWSTGGADGKAPTSVPLYGLAYNMYYNPKMFKEAGIEAPPVTWDEFVADAKKLTKDTNGDGKPDQWGFTAAGASVSANSHQAFVRGLQNGGALFDKDGKPTFDSAAQVEGVKQWVDLMATDKVMSPSDAEISDGSQKVDNLINGKAAMVFDQSPVKNFEARGFTDWAVAPIPMMKAGASGPEGTQSHVAGINLSVFKNSKNKENAIKLAGWLTSDAEQVALNKAYRSLPVVSSVSSDAAFQTDEVKLKNDALANHALPMPLIPKEGQMETLTGTAIKNLFAKAATGTVTEADVQSALKDANNQMVAAQ, from the coding sequence ATGAAGAACCCCATTAAAGTCCTGTCGGCCCTGGCCGCCACGGCATCGCTGGCATTCGGCATGACCGCCTGCGGCGGCAGCAGCCAGGCAACCAACAGTGACACCATCACCTACTGGGCCTCCAACCAGGGCAACAGCCTCGAGGACACCGCGGCCAAGCTCAAGCCCAGCCTGGACCGTTTCACCGAGAAGACCGGAGTGAAGGTCAAGCTCGAGGTCATCGGCTGGAGCGACTTGTACAACCGCATCCTGACCGCCGTCACCAGCGGCGACGGCCCCGACGTCCTGAACATCGGCAACACCTGGGCAGTCACCCTGCAGGAAACCGGCGCGTTTGAGCCGGTGGAGGGTGCCTTGCTCGAAGCTGTCGGCGGCAAGGACCGTTTCCTGCAGACCAGCTGGTCCACCGGCGGCGCTGATGGCAAGGCCCCGACCTCGGTCCCGCTGTACGGGCTCGCGTACAACATGTACTACAACCCGAAAATGTTTAAGGAGGCCGGCATCGAGGCGCCGCCGGTCACATGGGATGAGTTCGTCGCAGACGCCAAGAAGCTGACCAAGGACACCAACGGCGACGGAAAGCCGGACCAGTGGGGCTTTACGGCTGCCGGAGCCTCGGTCTCCGCCAACTCCCACCAGGCCTTCGTGCGCGGGCTGCAGAACGGCGGCGCCCTCTTCGACAAGGACGGCAAACCGACGTTTGACAGTGCCGCCCAGGTCGAGGGTGTGAAGCAGTGGGTTGACCTGATGGCAACTGACAAGGTGATGTCGCCCTCGGACGCCGAAATCTCGGATGGCTCGCAGAAAGTGGACAACCTGATCAACGGCAAGGCAGCAATGGTTTTCGACCAGAGCCCGGTTAAGAACTTTGAGGCCCGCGGCTTCACGGACTGGGCCGTTGCCCCCATCCCCATGATGAAGGCAGGTGCCAGCGGACCCGAAGGCACCCAGAGCCACGTCGCCGGCATCAACCTGAGCGTGTTCAAAAATTCCAAGAACAAAGAAAACGCAATCAAGCTGGCCGGCTGGCTCACCAGCGACGCCGAGCAGGTCGCGCTGAACAAGGCCTACCGTTCCCTGCCGGTGGTTTCCAGCGTCTCCTCGGATGCCGCATTCCAAACCGACGAGGTCAAGCTCAAGAACGACGCACTGGCCAACCATGCCCTGCCCATGCCGCTGATCCCGAAGGAAGGCCAGATGGAAACGCTGACAGGCACCGCGATCAAGAACCTTTTTGCCAAGGCTGCCACCGGGACCGTCACGGAAGCAGACGTCCAGTCCGCCCTCAAGGATGCCAACAACCAGATGGTTGCGGCCCAGTAA
- a CDS encoding Gfo/Idh/MocA family oxidoreductase — MSHSAAASGPLGSGPVGVGIIGAGVISKQYLDNLTSFPDVRVVAIGDLFEEAAAARAAEYGIENHGGVDAVLGNPDVEIVINLTIPAAHVEVATQAVNAGKHVWSEKPFSLDRESGRGLLKAADAAGLRLGCAPDTFLGAGLQTARRMIDRGDIGTPLTALTLMQSPGPESWHPNPAFLFQDGAGPLFDIGPYYLTTLVQTFGSVRRVAAFGSTSRETRVIGSGPKAGEEFAVTVPTHVSSILEFEGGESGQSIFSFDSPFKRAGFVEITGSDATIALPDPNNFDGDIRICALGSDDWTTVPSIGSTAGRGAGVLEMARAIRAGRPHRAQGELAFHILDTMAAISDSIDTRAFVEVESSAAKVPALPEDWDPTAATLAAR; from the coding sequence ATGAGCCACTCAGCAGCAGCGTCCGGCCCGCTTGGATCGGGACCTGTCGGCGTCGGCATTATCGGCGCCGGGGTCATCAGCAAGCAATACCTGGATAACCTCACGAGCTTCCCGGACGTCAGGGTCGTCGCGATCGGGGACCTCTTCGAGGAGGCTGCCGCCGCCCGCGCAGCCGAGTACGGGATTGAAAACCACGGCGGAGTCGACGCCGTACTGGGCAACCCCGACGTCGAGATCGTCATCAACCTGACCATCCCGGCAGCCCACGTCGAGGTGGCCACCCAGGCCGTCAACGCCGGCAAACACGTCTGGAGCGAGAAGCCCTTCTCGCTGGACCGCGAAAGCGGCCGCGGACTGCTCAAGGCGGCCGACGCCGCCGGTCTTCGGCTCGGCTGCGCCCCGGACACCTTCCTCGGCGCGGGGCTGCAGACCGCGCGCCGGATGATCGATCGCGGCGACATCGGCACACCACTGACGGCCCTGACCCTAATGCAGTCGCCCGGCCCGGAGTCCTGGCACCCGAACCCCGCATTCCTCTTCCAGGACGGCGCCGGTCCCCTGTTCGACATTGGCCCGTACTACCTCACCACCCTGGTCCAGACCTTCGGCAGTGTCCGACGGGTGGCGGCGTTCGGCTCCACGTCCCGCGAAACCCGGGTCATCGGTTCCGGACCGAAGGCCGGCGAGGAATTCGCCGTCACCGTCCCCACGCACGTCAGCTCCATCCTGGAGTTCGAAGGCGGCGAGTCCGGCCAGAGCATTTTCAGCTTCGATTCACCGTTCAAGCGCGCGGGCTTTGTGGAAATCACCGGCTCCGACGCCACCATCGCCCTGCCGGACCCGAACAACTTCGACGGCGACATCCGGATCTGCGCGCTTGGCTCCGACGACTGGACCACCGTCCCGTCCATCGGCTCCACCGCCGGCCGCGGCGCAGGGGTGCTGGAAATGGCCCGCGCCATCCGCGCGGGCCGGCCGCACCGGGCCCAGGGTGAGCTGGCATTCCACATCCTCGACACCATGGCCGCCATCTCCGACTCGATCGACACCCGCGCCTTCGTGGAGGTCGAAAGCTCCGCCGCCAAGGTCCCTGCCCTACCCGAGGACTGGGATCCGACCGCGGCGACACTCGCTGCCCGGTAG